Proteins encoded together in one Passer domesticus isolate bPasDom1 chromosome 6, bPasDom1.hap1, whole genome shotgun sequence window:
- the LSP1 gene encoding lymphocyte-specific protein 1 isoform X1 has translation MSDSEGCQEGAEGVSQVGDESPEENERLTAQWSVEDEEEAARERRRREREKQLRSQAEEGLNGTVPCSESAALPQENHYDFKPSGTSELEEDEGFSDWSQKLEQRKQRSPRQSYEEEDSGVREAEVKLEQIQLDQESPEENMVIREEERLCQEEEEVQEQEEEAQAEQEEKKRRRNDGEKEETPEKRQKAPSVASLEEEELCSDHTAVCSTKITDRTESLNRSIQKSNSIKKSQPPLPVSKIDDRLEQYTQAIETSTKAAKPVRQPSLDLPTTSMMVASTKSLWETGEVTAQSAVKPSTCKDIVAGDIVSKRSLWEQKGNPKPESNIKSIPSGKKYKFVATGHGQYKKVLIDDAAEQ, from the exons GCTGACAGCGCAGTGGAGCGtggaagatgaggaggaggcggcgagagagcggcggcggcgggagcgggagAAGCAGCTGCGGTCCCAGGCAGAAGAGGGCCTGAATGGCACTGTCCCCTGCTCAGAGAGTGCTGCTCTGCCACAGGAAAACCA CTATGACTTTAAGCCATCTGGGACTTCGGAGCTGGAGGAAGATGAGGGGTTCAGTGACTGGTCCCAGAAGCTCGAGCAGCGCAAGCAGAG GTCTCCAAGGCAGTCCTATGAGGAAGAGGACAGTGGTGTGAGAGAAGCCGAAGTCAAACTGGAGCAGATCCAGCTGGATCAGGAAAGCCCAGAGGAGAACATGGTTATCAGAGAGGAAGAGAGGCTGTGtcaggaggaagaagaggttcaagagcaggaggaagaggcacAAGCTGAGCAAGAG GAAAAGAAGAGAAGGCGAAATGatggagagaaagaagaaacaccAGAGAAACGCCAGAAGGCCCCAAGCGTTGCCAGCCTGGAAgaggaggagctgtgctctgACCACACTGCAGTGTGCTCCACAAAG ATCACGGACAGAACCGAGTCGCTGAACCGCTCAATACAGAAAAG CAACAGCATAAAGAAGAGTCAGCCTCCTCTCCCTGTGTCGAAGATTGATGACAGGCTGGAGCAGTACACACAGGCTATTGAG ACCTCCACAAAGGCTGCAAAACCTGTCCGGCAGCCCTCTCTTGACCTTCCCACCACGAGCATGATGGTGGCCAGCACAAAAAGCCTCTGGGAGACTGGGGAGGTCACAGCCCAGTCTGCTGTGAAGCCCTCAACCTGTAAG GATATCGTGGCTGGAGACATTGTGAGTAAAAGAAGCCTTTGGGAACAGAAGGGGAATCCCAAACCTGAGAGCAATATCAAG TCCATTCCTTCTGGCAAAAAGTACAAATTTGTTGCAACAGGCCACGGCCAGTACAAGAAGGTGTTGATAGACGATGCTGCAGAGCAATAG
- the LSP1 gene encoding lymphocyte-specific protein 1 isoform X2 has translation MTSAILRRNSSKQGLQNLIRLTAQWSVEDEEEAARERRRREREKQLRSQAEEGLNGTVPCSESAALPQENHYDFKPSGTSELEEDEGFSDWSQKLEQRKQRSPRQSYEEEDSGVREAEVKLEQIQLDQESPEENMVIREEERLCQEEEEVQEQEEEAQAEQEEKKRRRNDGEKEETPEKRQKAPSVASLEEEELCSDHTAVCSTKITDRTESLNRSIQKSNSIKKSQPPLPVSKIDDRLEQYTQAIETSTKAAKPVRQPSLDLPTTSMMVASTKSLWETGEVTAQSAVKPSTCKDIVAGDIVSKRSLWEQKGNPKPESNIKSIPSGKKYKFVATGHGQYKKVLIDDAAEQ, from the exons ATGACCAGCGCGATCCTCAGGAGGAACTccagcaagcagggcctgcagAACCTCATCAG GCTGACAGCGCAGTGGAGCGtggaagatgaggaggaggcggcgagagagcggcggcggcgggagcgggagAAGCAGCTGCGGTCCCAGGCAGAAGAGGGCCTGAATGGCACTGTCCCCTGCTCAGAGAGTGCTGCTCTGCCACAGGAAAACCA CTATGACTTTAAGCCATCTGGGACTTCGGAGCTGGAGGAAGATGAGGGGTTCAGTGACTGGTCCCAGAAGCTCGAGCAGCGCAAGCAGAG GTCTCCAAGGCAGTCCTATGAGGAAGAGGACAGTGGTGTGAGAGAAGCCGAAGTCAAACTGGAGCAGATCCAGCTGGATCAGGAAAGCCCAGAGGAGAACATGGTTATCAGAGAGGAAGAGAGGCTGTGtcaggaggaagaagaggttcaagagcaggaggaagaggcacAAGCTGAGCAAGAG GAAAAGAAGAGAAGGCGAAATGatggagagaaagaagaaacaccAGAGAAACGCCAGAAGGCCCCAAGCGTTGCCAGCCTGGAAgaggaggagctgtgctctgACCACACTGCAGTGTGCTCCACAAAG ATCACGGACAGAACCGAGTCGCTGAACCGCTCAATACAGAAAAG CAACAGCATAAAGAAGAGTCAGCCTCCTCTCCCTGTGTCGAAGATTGATGACAGGCTGGAGCAGTACACACAGGCTATTGAG ACCTCCACAAAGGCTGCAAAACCTGTCCGGCAGCCCTCTCTTGACCTTCCCACCACGAGCATGATGGTGGCCAGCACAAAAAGCCTCTGGGAGACTGGGGAGGTCACAGCCCAGTCTGCTGTGAAGCCCTCAACCTGTAAG GATATCGTGGCTGGAGACATTGTGAGTAAAAGAAGCCTTTGGGAACAGAAGGGGAATCCCAAACCTGAGAGCAATATCAAG TCCATTCCTTCTGGCAAAAAGTACAAATTTGTTGCAACAGGCCACGGCCAGTACAAGAAGGTGTTGATAGACGATGCTGCAGAGCAATAG